In Plasmodium gaboni strain SY75 chromosome 11, whole genome shotgun sequence, the following proteins share a genomic window:
- a CDS encoding protein GCN20, whose translation MMEELFKILFELVNIGDEEIQNYLKERIIDEKYEIEKNGVDYFYDLICSYADNKIKRSKIVNIFNKHFKNDNIQNGSNPNYNPNQHVLTMQNNKNLEKLTEVFNFKEYWKDKDMSNYSDPFLGVYEKQINYNTSVPISESLKISKEKEKQKQKQLNLFKEWVKNKPKIPQPVRVHNLLHCSDVSKNKTKIDKLYDIRIDNFNISIGQRSLLNDTILKINVMNKYGLIGKNGIGKSTLLAKLARYEIEEIKKDISIACIEQELCLENVTVLESVLMVDKLRHDLLLELEQLEARKINLNEKNEQILSNETEENNTQKNDAKNNKHNKNNKNKTVENMEHIETVESIELKILDIYEKLNSISYLEAEKEASKILCGLGFDSNLQKKKVNSLSGGMKMRLCLSRILFSNNDIILLDEPTNHLDIYTIQFLIDYIKKLNKTCIIVSHDRDFLNEVCTDIIHFHNHQLTYYSGNYDQFEKTRIEHLLQQQREHDSLELKKKHVQKFIDRFRCNSKRAALVQSRIKLLNKLPVINLEKEDTPFSFSFLEPFYMSNVLIKLKNVSFKNKMFTNLRIKRNKNILIGDHENETNEETQEETKEDEYELDNNGQVVSKKYEDKYKFKHEYLFKNASFEVDMDSRIAICGVNGSGKTTLIKIILNLITVYEGELHVSNKANIGYYSQYHVDCLNPIYNSIQQLQYTYSNKNIKEEEAIKYFNKFNIPTNILYEPIYVLSGGQKSKLALAILAYKNPNVLILDEPSNHLDIESVQALIVALNMYKGGLIIISHDTYLIKHVADEIYHINNITKELVKIDYEFDKYTQLLLNNKI comes from the coding sequence atgatggaagaactttttaaaattttatttgaaCTGGTCAATATAGGTGATGAAGAAattcaaaattatttaaaagaaagAATAATTGATGAGAAATAtgaaatagaaaaaaatggtgtagattatttttatgatttgATTTGTTCTTATGctgataataaaataaagagaagtaaaattgtaaatatttttaataaacactttaaaaatgataatatacaaaatgGAAGTAATCCAAATTATAACCCTAATCAACATGTTTTAACTATgcaaaataataaaaatctTGAGAAACTAACAGAagtttttaattttaaagaatattGGAAAGATAAAGATATGTCAAATTATAGTGATCCCTTTTTAGGTGTATAtgaaaaacaaataaattataatacTAGTGTCCCAATAAGTGAAAGCTTAAAAATATCgaaagaaaaagaaaaacaaaaacaGAAACAATTAAACTTATTTAAAGAATGGGTTAAAAACAAACCTAAAATCCCACAACCAGTAAGGGTACATAATTTATTACACTGTAGTGATGTcagtaaaaataaaacaaaaattgATAAATTGTATGATATAAGAATTGATAATTTCAATATAAGTATCGGACAAAGAAGCTTATTAAATGATACTatcttaaaaataaatgttatgaataaatatgGACTTATAGGGAAAAATGGTATCGGAAAAAGTACTCTGCTAGCCAAATTAGCAAGATACGAAAttgaagaaataaaaaaagatattagCATAGCATGCATTGAACAGGAATTATGTCTTGAAAATGTAACCGTTTTAGAATCTGTATTAATGGTTGATAAATTAAGACATGATTTGTTGTTAGAACTTGAACAACTGGAAGCACGAAAAATTAACTTAAACGAAAAAAACGAACAAATATTAAGCAATGAAACGgaagaaaataatacacaaaaaaatgatgcaaaaaataataaacataataaaaataataaaaataaaactGTTGAAAATATGGAACATATCGAAACGGTTGAAAGTATAGAACTAAAAatattagatatatatgaaaaattaaacaGCATTTCCTATTTAGAAGCTGAAAAAGAAGCTAGCAAAATTTTATGTGGATTAGGTTTTGATTCaaatttacaaaaaaagaaagtaAACTCTTTAAGTGGAGGTATGAAAATGAGATTATGTTTAAGCCGTATCTTATTTAGTAATAATgatatcatattattagaTGAACCAACGAACCATTTAGATATTTATACTATACAATTCTTAATtgattatattaaaaaattaaataaaactTGTATTATTGTCTCACATGATAGAGATTTTCTAAACGAAGTATGTACAGATATTATTCATTTCCATAATCATCaattaacatattattCTGGAAATTATGACCAATTTGAAAAAACAAGAATTGAACATTTATTACAACAACAAAGGGAACATGATTCTCTcgaattaaaaaaaaaacatgTTCAAAAATTTATAGATAGATTTAGATGTAATTCTAAAAGAGCTGCCTTAGTTCAAAGTAGAATCAAACTCTTAAATAAATTACCTGTTATCAATTTAGAGAAAGAAGATACGCCATTCAGCTTTTCCTTTTTAGAACCCTTTTATATGTCGAATGTACTTAtcaaattaaaaaatgtttcctttaaaaataaaatgtttaCAAATCTTCGtataaaaagaaacaaaaacattttaataGGAGACCATGAAAATGAAACGAATGAAGAAACGCAAGAAGAAACGAAAGAAGATGAATATGAACTTGATAATAATGGACAGGTTGTTTCAAAAAAATACGAAGATAAATACAAATTTAAGCATGAATATCTATTCAAAAATGCTTCTTTTGAAGTAGATATGGACTCCAGAATAGCAATTTGTGGTGTTAATGGTAGTGGAAAAACAACATTAATTAAAAtcattttaaatttaataacCGTTTATGAAGGAGAATTACATGTTAGTAATAAAGCAAATATAGGATATTATTCTCAATATCATGTAGATTGTTTGAACCCTATTTATAATTCAATTCAACAGTTGCAATATACCTATTccaataaaaatataaaagaagaagaagctataaaatattttaataaatttaatataccaacaaatattttatacGAACCTATTTATGTTTTGTCAGGAGGTCAAAAAAGTAAACTAGCATTAGCTATTTTAGCTTACAAAAATCCAAATGTTCTAATTTTAGACGAACCGTCAAATCACCTTGATATAGAATCAGTGCAAGCATTAATTGTAGCTTTGAATATGTATAAAGGAGGACTTATTATTATCAGTCACGATACCtatttaataaaacatGTAGCAGATGAAATTTATcacataaataatataactAAAGAACTTGTCAAAATAGATTATGAATTTGATAAATATACACAATTATTACTTAACAATAAGATATAA